The DNA sequence ACAGATTGCCCAAAGGTCAaagttcttttgcttttaaataaccCCATCAAAAGTGGCTTACTTTAGCCCACTTTATGCCACACACCATCATCAAAATACAATAAGTATGAATAAATCAAACTTGCCAAAGTAAATaaagtgaaacaaaaaaaaaaatcaaaagtttATAGTGCGTTCCCAGTGTGAAAATGCTAGCCAAAATGAGAATGAAATAGAGGAAGCTTGTGAAAAACATGTTTTTACTTATCTTGCGAAGAATTTCATCTTTCAGCTTTTTCAAAACACTAAGCAGGTAGGTTCTACTGAGCTCTGTTTCAGGGAAagctcccttcttcaggaacccctGAGGATGCACAAAAGTTTATTAGCACACGTGGCAATTATCATATATTTGTGCATTCCTTGTGGGTTGATCGCTATTTGCTGATTTCTTGAAGGACTCTATTATGTTGTGTCAAATCCTATCTGCAGCAAGTAATAGTTGTTTTACACGTTCTATTTTCCACTATAACATTCAAAATTAATTGGTTTAAATTAAAATATCATTATGTTAAATTCTGCTAGTATATCTACCAGTCCTGCAAGAACATATATGCTGCAAGTTCTAAATTTGgtatataaaacatttttttcttaacATTTTTAGGGATCTTCTACAGACTTTAACTGAGGAGGAATTACATACCCTTGAACGCAACCTCTGTATATCCCAAGATGTGGAGTTCCCAGTCAGAGCAGACCCTGAAGTGCCCATTGCCATTACACCTGTCTTAGTGGCAGCATTGCCAGCTGATAAAAAGCTTTCTTCAAAAGTTCAAAATACAGAAGTTGAATTAGCCTGCTCTATGCAGTATGATGAACAAGAGCTAGAACAGCTAAATATGATGGTCCATAGGGTGGGAGATGAGATGTCGTCTCTCCTTTCTCCACCAAGTGTCTGCCAGTCTCCTGCTCACAGACCTGGAGTTAGTCATAATTCAAGCACAGAGACTTCACCAAACAGGCGACGTCTTGACAATCTAACTGATGAAGAAGAAAGAGTATTTGTTATGGATGACCTTGATGGAGCTGGAGAAACATTTGTAGGGTTAGAATCGGAAAACACATTAGTTTGGGTTAATAATACTGGTCGTAATTTAAAGCAGTCTGTGCAATACAAAGAAAGGTTTATTTTCCAAAACGGTCAACCAGCAGCTAATAGATCTCTGAAGGAGGTAGAAAGTGATATAAGCAATAATAACGATATTGAAGAAAGTAAAATGCAAATGAGTAGCACCTCTGTTCATAATTCTTGCACTTGTTTAGAAGCTCCTGAATCACAATTATATCTCAATGGCTGGGATGCCAGTGGTGACGATGCAGAGACTGCAGAAATTATAGCTCATAGAACGGGTGGAATGAAAATATCTGCAACTGTAATTTTTAACCCTAAATCTCTGTCCTCTTCAGAATCCCCAATAACTACACCAGAGGTTGGAAATAATTGTACTCCTGTACCTTCTGATTCCTTAATCGATGACGGAGAAAGTGAATCGAACAAGCTTAGTATCGCTGCTACAAATTGCCTAATTAACTCTTGTGTTTGCTGTGGTAGCTGTGAAGATAGCAGGGAGGAAAGCTCTGAACGTTTAAAACGTAGGCATTCTCCACATAAAGTTATAAATGTTTCCTATAGTTTAGTAAAGGTTAAAGAAAAAGACCATATAGATAAAATGGATTGTGCCATCTCTGCTCAAGAGGCGTTAAAACTTGAGAATCCCCCTGCTTTGTTAGCAGAAAGAGACTCTGATAGACAAGAGCAGAGAAATTCTAATCCTTCCAAGTGCCTGGAATGCAACTCAGGTTCACAGTTGAGAACAGAAAGTGAACAAAAAGAAATGGAATTCCCAAGTCAACAGAAAAAAAGTGAGACGACAAGGCAGCCCGATGAAAGCACAGAGAGATTATCACAGACTAATGAAGAAACTAATAGTTCATCGGTAGTgaaggaagaaatggcattaaAAACTTGCTCGAGGTAGGTGATTTTTCAATTTACTTTAGAAACTTTGTGTTAAGTACAATGAACAGAAGCTCAAATTTTTGGAGTGATTTTTGTCATTGATGTCCTTAGGGGtaattttgatttaaatcaaagtCAATTTAAACCACTGGTCAGGAAGCAAGGCCAAATTTGATttaaataaaaccatttaaatCATGACAAATCATTAAACAGGAAGattctgaactaaaaaaaaaatgaagctgtaaaacaggggtgtcaaagttcctcctcgagggccgcaatccagtcggtttttcaggatttccccaatgaatgtgcacgagatctattagcatacaatgaaagcagttcatgcagatagatctcatgcatattcattggggaaatcctgaaaaccagactggattgcggccctcgaggagggactttgacacccctgctgtaaaaggAATAAATTATTTAGCTGTATTTTGTTCAGTTATGAGAATGGAAGTAGTAACTTCAGAAGCCCATAGAAAAGTAATGGCTTGGGAAGATGAGCTgttcttaagaaaaaaaaatgttgcatgATATAAGAATGATGGAAGCAAGTAGTACCTTATAAACTTGCCAATTTATCAAGGTTAGCTTTCAATGACCAGAGTCTACTTTATCAAATGAATGAAAAGTATAAGTGGACTATGATTCTTGAAAGTTTATGCCTCAATAAattgccccccctccacttttactaaaccgcaatagcggttattagcacagggagccgcgctatATACTCCGCGTtgcttccaatgctcataggaactctatgagcgtctggagcagcgcggagcattcagcgtggctccctgcgctaataactgctgtCGTGGTTTAGTATTGGGGAGGGTTAGTTAGCTATAAGTACCGCCTCTgcgaatgtatcaaaagtgactttgtggctctgggagagaaggtggagCAGGTGGCATTCTCGTCCATCCTCtctgttgagggtaaaggccaagGCAGAGAAGCTCGTATCCTGAAGATGAAGGTGTAGCTTCGTGGAGgtggagtagcattatatgttaaaaatcatattaaaaccacacaattgcaagatctgcagggcaaggaagaggcactgtggatcaatttggaaagagggcatggtgaatatatttacattggtgggATATACAGACCTCcgtcacagacggaagaagtggatAGAGACGTACTAGTAGACATATATATAATGTGTGTGTGGGAAGTGCAAAAAAAAACTTATATGTATGAGGGAATCTAAACTTTACAAAAAAACTGAAAGATAAATTGTTTGGTTTAACCCATTTAGTGCTACTATATTcatattaaaaataaatcttgGTTCTTCTCTAAAAGGATTTTATCTACATCTCCCAATTTGTGTTCCACAGATAATATATTGTACCAAAGGTCTGTTAAACCATGGCCTTTTTGTAATGGTTTCACAAGAGTATTTTCTCACTTTGGACAATTTCCAcattatatatttgtatattaGTTTGTATGGAGCAAATTTTCCATTTGATTTGAAAGTGTGATAAAGAAGACTGCATATAGcaagactggggggggggaaaaacaacaaaaaaacactgAACCTGACATTGTGGGTTTAATCAAGAAtgcttaaacttgaaactttttatgCACTTATTTAAATTTTTCAGAAGTACATTCACACTTTCTCTTAACAATCTCAGTAATGCTGATTACTAGATTTTTTAAAAGTTGAAAGCAAAATTGTAAAATCAGCTTAGTGTTCTTGGCTACATTCCCAGAAGAGACTGAAATAGAAATATATTGCAATATATTCAAACAGTATTGTAATAAAGAAGGAACAGTCTGTCCTTTGTAATAAGTTTCATTTTATACCTAGCATATATAATAATTTATAATGTTAAAGCCCAGTTTGTGTCTTAATTAAACATCACTTGTTCTAGCTTTACTCTGAAAGGGTAGAATATACTAATTTAAaataagtacagtcaaacctcggtttactagtaacgtggtttgcgagtgttttgcaagatgagcaaaacattcttgcaaatcgtgcctcgcaaactgagcgttgactcactttgcgagcccccacccccgacaactgccaatccccccccccccaccctgcccGCAAGCCCCCATTCCCGACAACCAACAACCCCCAAGAACTGGAACCATCTGGCTGTCCGCGAGCCACCCCCCTGAGAACCGGTATCgcccacccacccaaacccttactgcaatctggcaccggcatgcagcactaacccacaggacgtgccggtgccagaagAGCCTGCTTtttgccgctgatctctgctcaaggccttctggctcccgctctctccgaggttctaatgagattctcggagagagcgggagccagaaggccttgagcatgcgcagatgttcaaggcccagcccagcagagatcagtggCAAAAGGCAGGCTctaccggcaccggcatgtcctgtagaTTGGTGCTGCGTGCTGGATTCAGATCGCAGTTTGGGTTTGGGCtggcgatgccagttctcggggggggggctcGTTTACGGGGGGGGGACGATTCCAGTTCTCAGGGGGAGCTCgtggacgggaggaggggggcgaTTCCGGTTCTTGGGGGTGGGATGGAAGTGCaacagtggcctcgggggtggggggtgtttttgGGATGTGGTAGGGTGGGGTGGAAATGAGCAGCGTCGGTGGCctcgtgggggtggggggggaagtggaaccaatcaagcgagtttcccttacttcctatggggaacttgctttgatatacaagcactttgatttacgagcatgcttctggaatgaattatgctcgcaaaccaaggttacACTATATATTCTTCTATGACCTATCATGCATGGTTTTAATACAAATGTATTTGTAAAACAGAAATTAATGAATGTAAAGTCCACAAGAAAAGAAAGGTATGACTTTTCTGCAGAAGTTTTTATCCTTATTAAAGAATTCAAGTGGTCTAAAAATGCCAAACATTCCACTTAGTCATGGCCAAAAGTTTTCAAGTGTATCGCACTTAGTTCTTGATTACTGATATTGTTTTGGGCTACTTTGGGCTATAGTCTTTATTTGTTCTGggctaaatatttatttttagctTCAGCCATCTTATTAATAATCTCACAAAAAagtaaggatttttttttgggggggtcataATTGCTTGTTGGATTTTTACATGCCTGCATGAAAATTAGGGATCACCATATAATAATGTTCCTCCGGTCGTTCGCGGTCCTGGTTattcgcggtattctccgactggaacttcctgtgctaaagtcaggcttcaccaatcaggagctgcatgtcaaagcagctcctaattggtgaagcctgactttagtgcaagaagaggcggtcggagcataccacgagtgatttccttcattcaccGGCACTCCATCTGCCCTCTGCTGcctccccagctgccctctcctgcctccccaggtgaaAAAACATATTCGCGTTTtttgatatttgcgggggttcctggaacggaa is a window from the Geotrypetes seraphini chromosome 1, aGeoSer1.1, whole genome shotgun sequence genome containing:
- the ZFYVE28 gene encoding lateral signaling target protein 2 homolog isoform X5, giving the protein MEECIPHERANRDFCVKFPEEIRHDNLAGQLWFGAECLAAGSIIMNREIESMAMRPLAKDLTRSLEEVRNIIRDQALRDLNIYTEKMKESLKHFDVLFAEFELSYVSAMVPVKSPKEYYVQQEVIVLFCETVERALKFGYLTQDMIDDYEPALMFTIPRLAIVCGLVVYSEGPLNLDRKSEDMSELFRPFHTLLRKIRDLLQTLTEEELHTLERNLCISQDVEFPVRADPEVPIAITPVLVAALPADKKLSSKVQNTEVELACSMQYDEQELEQLNMMVHRVGDEMSSLLSPPSVCQSPAHRPGVSHNSSTETSPNRRRLDNLTDEEERVFVMDDLDGAGETFVGLESENTLVWVNNTGRNLKQSVQYKERFIFQNGQPAANRSLKEVESDISNNNDIEESKMQMSSTSVHNSCTCLEAPESQLYLNGWDASGDDAETAEIIAHRTGGMKISATVIFNPKSLSSSESPITTPEVGNNCTPVPSDSLIDDGESESNKLSIAATNCLINSCVCCGSCEDSREESSERLKRRHSPHKVINVSYSLVKVKEKDHIDKMDCAISAQEALKLENPPALLAERDSDRQEQRNSNPSKCLECNSGSQLRTESEQKEMEFPSQQKKSETTRQPDESTERLSQTNEETNSSSVVKEEMALKTCSSSQDGLRGSPLSSISSSDSESVSVTTCSLSSICTLSSLMTSSCSSDDSDQEEIRLALHAAKIASREKMRSRFHSSNDLIHRLFVCISGVADQLQTNYASDLRSILKTLFEVMATKPETDGKEKQKKVNQGLRSAVLEDCALCQETISSSELVAKARDGEFEDLPDWVPDDACSYCTACKAPFTVIRRKHHCRSCGKIFCSRCSSHSAPLPRYGQMKPVRVCTHCYMFHVTPFYSDKTGI